The Clostridiales bacterium FE2011 sequence AATCACGTAGATGGCAGTCAGCACCGCCATAACGATCACGCAGACGGAATAGTCAATATTGAAGGCCATCCGGAACAGACGGCTCAGTCCGTTGTACAGGGACGCAGTATAGGGAATCATGAAGATAAAGATAATGATGGAAGCAGCAATCTTCAGGGAAGTCGCGTCGAACCGCTTCTCGAAGAAGTCAGGCATTGTGGCACTGGACAGATGCTGCGTCATAATCCGGGTACGCCGTCCGAGGATCACCCAGGCCATCAGAGAACCGATCAGGGCGTTGCCGATACCCACCCAGGTGGCGGCAATACCAAACTTCCAGCCGAACTGTCCGGCATAGCCGACAAAAATAACAGCGGAGAAATAGGAAGTGCCGTAAGCGAATGCGGTCAGCCAGGGGCCTACGCTCCGTCCGCCGAGCACAAAGCCGTTCACGTCGGTGGAATGCTTCCTGCAGTAGAAACCGACATAGACCATGACGCCGAAGAAAACCAACAGCATACCGAGTTTGAGTGCCAGATCACCAAATGCCATACTACTCCTTCTTTCTGCGGCGCCGCTTCATGAAAAAAGCCCCTGTGTCCCTTCGGACACAGAGGGCGAATTAACTCCGCGGTACCACCTCGTATTTGCCGCCCCGTTCAGGGCCGGCCTCCGGATACTTTCATATCCTTTGCGCTGTATCGGGCGCCCCCGGCTTTCCTACTACCCTTGCAGGATTCAGATCACAGCTCCGGAGAGTATTTCGGATAAACAGCTCCGGCTGCCTCGCACCTCCCGGCAGCTCTCTGTGCGGATTATCTGTACCCTACTGGATCTCCATCATTGCACCGCAATCGTATTACGAAAGCAGACCCCCGTCAAGGGGAGAATCCTGAAAGAACAAGAAACAAACAATCACTTCTGCCCGAATACCTTCACCAGCAGGAGACGGCCTTCCCGGACAGATACACGGGCCGTTTCTCCCGGGAGCACCTCATTGCTGATGCCGTACTGATACTCGCTGGTGATTTCTCCGTCTGTCAGCGGATACTTTGCTCCCCGGATCGTGATTCCTTTCGCGGTTCCGCTGATATTCAGCAGGGAGAACCAGGAACAGTCTTCTTTCACTTCCTCCGTTTCCCGGGAGATGATGCTCATTTCGGAATAATCATCCAGGATACAGGCCGGAATGCCCAGGGAATCCAGGTAAAGCAGCAGCGAGATGTTGCCGAAGGTGTGGTCGAATCTTTCACCGGTCACACCGATCAGCAGGAAATCCTGGAAGCCTCGCCTGACGGCTTCCTTCACCGCGTAGACTGTATCCGTATCATCCTTCTCACAGGGCAGGACAATGGTTTCCGTATCCGTTTCCGGCTGCTCATGGGAATCAAAATCCCCTACGATCAGGTTCGGTTCCCGGCCGAGCTCCTGAACATGTTTCAGTCCGCCGTCACAGTATACAAACCAGTCATCCCCGCGCAGGCTTTCCCGGATACGCTGATATTCACGAATCCCTGCCCCGCCCACAATCACACATCTCTGCACTGTTCAGGTCTCCCTTTCCTGTATGCCGGAATACCGGCATTTCCCATTCATTCCACAGACTCCGGCACCTGATCCTTCCGGAGCATATACCTGTTATTCCCCGGTTCCCCGGGAATCTCCTTCCCCAAAGGACAATCTCTTCCGGATTCTGTTTGTCTGTTTCTTGCTTTCAGGCGGCAAAAACGGCTTCAATCTGTTGACAAACAAGGCCCCGGTGATATAATGTCGCTGTTCCGATGCGAACATGCACGCTGGGGGGGCCGGTTTCCGGCTGAGAGGGCATTGCCCGACCCTTGGAACCTGTGTAGGTAATCCTACCGTAGGGAAGCGGTCATGCAAAACATAACCGTTTCCCGCATGTCTTCAGGCATGTGGGTTTTCTTATGTCCGCCGGATCAGAAAAGGAGGAAGACCATGAATAAAAACCTGACCCGCAAACTGACCGAAAGCGCCATTATGATCGCGCTGGGAACCGTACTGAGCCTTCTGAAGATTGACCTGCCCTTCGGCGGCGGCGTTACCATCGCCAGCATGCTGCCCGTTGTACTGATCAGCCATCGCTGGGGCTGGAAGTGGGGCGTTCCCACCGCTTTTGTTTACAGTGCAATCCAGCTCCTGCTCGGCCTGGACAACGTCGGATATGCTGCCAACTTTATTATGGCCGTCGGCGTTATCCTGCTGGACTATATCATTGCCTACACCGCCATCGGCTTTTCCGGCCTCTTCGACACCGTTCTTGGCAAGACCCGCAAGAGCCTGGCCGTTGGCATCGTTGTTACCTTCGTGCTTCGGTTCATCTGCCACCTGATCAGCGGCGCCTGGATCTGGGGTGTGTGGATGCCGGAATCCTTCATGAACATGACCATGACCAATCCCTGGATTTATTCCTTCCTGTATAACGGCTGGTATATGCTGGCAGAGCTTGTGGTAACCATGGTCATCGCCATGCTGATCTATCAGCCCCTGGCCAGGTTTATTCGTCGGGAAGACATCCGCTGAAAATATCTGATATTTCCTTATAAAGACAGCAGTTACATTGCTGTCTTTTCCTTTGTCTAATTTTTAGTTACGCAATTATTGTAAATTTAGTTGACGTCAGTTACATTTTGCTGTAAAATGATGAAAAAACAGCAAACGATTACCGATTTGCGGAAGGGGGATTCATTCGATCATGGTCAGATTGAAGGATATAGCGGAGGTGTGCGGTGTATCCGTCGCAACGGTCTCCCGTGCTCTGAATGGTTTAACTAGCGACAGCAGGGAGAGGACCGCATTCATCTGCCAGACGGCCAAGGATATGGGATATTATCCGAATGCCGCTGCCAGAACGCTGAAGACCAGCAAATCCAACAACATCGGCATCATCTATGAAGACCGGATGAATCATGAATATTTCAGTTCGCTTTTCGACGAGCTTCGCCTGGAAGCTGAACGCAACGGTTACGACCTTACCTTCATCGGCCGGGGCGGTTTCGCTGAAAGCAACTACTACGAGCACGCCCGGCAGCGGAGCATGGACGGTGTCATCGTGGTTCAGGCTGATTTTGAATCCGCCGGCATCATCCGTCTGGCTACCAGCAGTATTCCCACCGTCATCGTGGATCATACCTACGAAGGTGTGGACTGCGTCACCAGTGATAACCGCAGGAGTATGGAACAGATTGTCCGTCATATCTATGCCCGCGGTCATCGCAAAATTGCCTTCATCCAGGGTGAAAAAGGTGCGGTCAGCCGTGAACGCCTTGCAGGATTCTACAAGATCTGTGCAGAATTGGGTATTCGTGTTCCCGTGGAATATGTCCGTGAGGGACACTTCCATAATTCCGCAGACTGCGCCGCTTATATTCAGGAGCTGCTTCAGCAGAAAGATAAACCCACCTGCGTTCTCTGCCCCGATGACTACAGCTGTCTCGGTGCCCTGTGGCTGTTGGAAGCCCAGGGAATCAAGGTGCCCCAGGATATCAGCCTGGTCGGCTATGACGGCATTCTCATGAGCCAGATGATTACGCCGCGGCTGACCACCTACTGCCAGGACACCCCGCGGATTGCCAAGGAA is a genomic window containing:
- a CDS encoding LacI family DNA-binding transcriptional regulator codes for the protein MVRLKDIAEVCGVSVATVSRALNGLTSDSRERTAFICQTAKDMGYYPNAAARTLKTSKSNNIGIIYEDRMNHEYFSSLFDELRLEAERNGYDLTFIGRGGFAESNYYEHARQRSMDGVIVVQADFESAGIIRLATSSIPTVIVDHTYEGVDCVTSDNRRSMEQIVRHIYARGHRKIAFIQGEKGAVSRERLAGFYKICAELGIRVPVEYVREGHFHNSADCAAYIQELLQQKDKPTCVLCPDDYSCLGALWLLEAQGIKVPQDISLVGYDGILMSQMITPRLTTYCQDTPRIAKEVFSLLIDAIEFPDSHMPKQVTVSGKLIEGETV
- a CDS encoding thiamine diphosphokinase, coding for MQRCVIVGGAGIREYQRIRESLRGDDWFVYCDGGLKHVQELGREPNLIVGDFDSHEQPETDTETIVLPCEKDDTDTVYAVKEAVRRGFQDFLLIGVTGERFDHTFGNISLLLYLDSLGIPACILDDYSEMSIISRETEEVKEDCSWFSLLNISGTAKGITIRGAKYPLTDGEITSEYQYGISNEVLPGETARVSVREGRLLLVKVFGQK
- a CDS encoding energy-coupled thiamine transporter ThiT; this translates as MNKNLTRKLTESAIMIALGTVLSLLKIDLPFGGGVTIASMLPVVLISHRWGWKWGVPTAFVYSAIQLLLGLDNVGYAANFIMAVGVILLDYIIAYTAIGFSGLFDTVLGKTRKSLAVGIVVTFVLRFICHLISGAWIWGVWMPESFMNMTMTNPWIYSFLYNGWYMLAELVVTMVIAMLIYQPLARFIRREDIR